GATCTGGAGAAGAACCTTGGCAAATGGATTGTCGTTGATTGCCGTCCTAAAGATCTTTACGATGAAGGGCATATTCCCACTGCAATACATCTTGGCGAGACCTGTAATGACTTCTTCAGGGATGACCTGGAGATAAAAGGTATCGGCGTAATAAAAGAACTGAAGCTCGGGCGGGTTGAAGAACTCGAAAAGAAACTCGGCAAGGCCGGCATTAGCATGGACAAAACCATAGTCTTCTATGACCAGAGAGAAGACCCTGAGGAGGTCAGAAGAGACAGGTTTTATGGTATCTTCGCAGGTTATTCCTTTGTCCCATTCTGGTATCTGGAATGGCTGGGGCATAAGGATGTTCGTGTGCTTGATGGAGGGATTGGGGTATGGCTGTCTGAAGGCAAGCCCATTGAGACAAAGCCCAATAAACTTCCACCAACTACATTCAAGGCAAATGTGGTAAAAGCGAAGCTCGCAACCACCGAGGAGGTCTTAAAGATAGCAAAAAAAGAGGAGGATGCCCAGCTTGTTGACAGCAGGATACCTGATGAATTCATAGGTAAAGGCGGATCGCCTCCTGGTCACTTTTTAGGAGATAAGATAAGGCGGGCTGGCCGTATCCCGAATACAATACTTAATGTTCCCCATTTCTACCAGTTCGTTGACCTAGAGACCGCCAAGCTCAGACCTATATTCCAGCTTAAGAGGCTTTATGCAAGCCTCGA
Above is a window of Nitrospirota bacterium DNA encoding:
- a CDS encoding rhodanese-like domain-containing protein produces the protein DLEKNLGKWIVVDCRPKDLYDEGHIPTAIHLGETCNDFFRDDLEIKGIGVIKELKLGRVEELEKKLGKAGISMDKTIVFYDQREDPEEVRRDRFYGIFAGYSFVPFWYLEWLGHKDVRVLDGGIGVWLSEGKPIETKPNKLPPTTFKANVVKAKLATTEEVLKIAKKEEDAQLVDSRIPDEFIGKGGSPPGHFLGDKIRRAGRIPNTILNVPHFYQFVDLETAKLRPIFQLKRLYASLDKDKRTVLYCYIANRISLSYFILRYLGFKDPAIYHDSWIVWGNDETLPIEAGKKVRD